A window of the Cannabis sativa cultivar Pink pepper isolate KNU-18-1 chromosome X, ASM2916894v1, whole genome shotgun sequence genome harbors these coding sequences:
- the LOC115701464 gene encoding B-box zinc finger protein 20, translating to MKIQCDVCTKNDASVYCTADEAALCDTCDHHVHHANKLASKHQRFSLLHPCSKQIPLCDICQEKRAFLFCQQDRAILCRECDYPIHAANEHTQKHNRYLLTGVKLSITSKLYESSPTNAVSDSLSCPNTTTQCSSVKKSFTSVSPPIPNPTNNNNNNYNSLPKTSSTTSTNGDVGTGTALTSSISEYLIETLPGWHVEDFLDSSSAAFGFSKGDTGLVSQFWDCDMENNQLGSQNTGLWVPQAPAPSSSSMYNYNNNNNNNHRLSEIKEATNIKTNAATKRWADDAFTVPQINLSYSNNNGGSTKRSRQLW from the exons atgaaGATCCAGTGCGATGTATGTACCAAAAATGATGCCTCAGTTTACTGCACCGCCGATGAGGCTGCTCTATGCGATACTTGCGACCACCACGTCCACCATGCCAATAAGCTTGCGTCTAAACACCAACGTTTCTCTCTTCTCCACCCTTGTTCCAAACAAATCCCCCTCTGTGATATTTGTCAG GAGAAAAGAGCTTTCTTGTTCTGTCAACAAGACAGGGCGATTCTATGCAGAGAGTGTGACTATCCGATTCACGCAGCGAACGAGCACACCCAGAAGCATAATAGGTATCTTCTAACTGGGGTTAAGCTCTCTATTACTTCTAAGCTCTACGAATCTTCTCCCACAAACGCCGTTTCCGATTCTCTTTCTTGCCCAAACACCACCACTCAGTGCTCCTCCGTCAAAAAATCCTTCACTTCCGTTTCGCCTCCAATTCCAAAcccaacaaataataataataataattataattcatTACCAAAGACTAGCTCAACAACTTCCACAAACGGTGATGTGGGCACTGGTACGGCTTTAACAAGCAGCATATCAGAGTACTTGATAGAGACCCTGCCAGGCTGGCACGTCGAAGATTTTCTCGATTCTTCCTCAGCCGCTTTCGGTTTCTCTAAG GGTGATACTGGATTAGTATCACAGTTTTGGGATTGTGATATGGAAAACAACCAGCTGGGTTCGCAGAATACTGGGCTTTGGGTCCCTCAAGCACCAgctccttcttcctcttccaTGTACaactacaacaacaacaacaacaacaaccaccgCCTTTCAGAGATAAAGGAGGCTACAAATATCAAAACCAACGCTGCCACTAAAAGGTGGGCCGACGATGCTTTTACAGTCCCCCAAATCAATCTTTCCTATAGCAACAATAATGGCGGTTCCACCAAGAGATCCAGGCAACTTTGGTAA